The proteins below are encoded in one region of Juglans microcarpa x Juglans regia isolate MS1-56 chromosome 4D, Jm3101_v1.0, whole genome shotgun sequence:
- the LOC121259348 gene encoding aspartyl protease family protein 1-like encodes MAWPPFTSATLWVPCVLLLGLSSRICYGFGPTFSFDIHHRFSHPVKGFLGVDDLPVKGSVDYYVSMAHRDRLIRARHLAAIDGQSSPLTFANGNDTVLISSLGFLHYANVSVGTPSMSFLVALDTGSDLFWLPCDCKKDSCIDGLKSSSSGKEIKLNIYSPNTSSTSKKVSCDSTFCQQRPCSSANSNCAYEVAYLSSNTSSMGVLVEDVLHLVTDDDQPKVVNAQITFGCGQIQTGTFLSGAAPNGLFGLGMEDISVPSVLARNGLASNSFSMCFGADGIGKINFGNNGSSEQRETPFHVMQSHPTYNISITRITVGTSASELEFSAIFDSGTSFTLLSDPAYAFISESFNSQVQEKRHSPDSEIPFEYCYELSANQNNYTIPDMNLTMKGGDQYFLNDPTAVVQTPNGGYLYCLALLKSENINIIGQNFMVGYHLVFDREKMVLGWKDSNCYNDENSNILPTTPSHSPAVSPALAVNPETKQSSGNTSPIPVANHSSKWKSFTCTLTILLVSYLAIV; translated from the exons ATGGCTTGGCCTCCTTTTACTTCTGCCACTTTATGGGTACCGTGCGTTTTGTTGTTGGGTTTGAGTTCCCGGATCTGTTATGGGTTCGGGCCCACGTTCAGTTTTGACATTCACCACCGGTTCTCCCATCCAGTTAAGGGATTTCTCGGCGTCGATGACCTCCCGGTGAAGGGAAGCGTGGACTACTACGTCTCCATGGCCCACCGTGACCGCTTAATTCGCGCCCGTCACCTCGCTGCCATCGATGGCCAGTCCTCGCCGCTCACTTTTGCCAATGGAAACGACACTGTTTTGATCAGCTCTTTGGGATT TTTGCATTATGCCAATGTATCTGTAGGGACACCAAGTATGTCATTTCTTGTGGCATTAGACACTGGTAGTGATTTGTTCTGGCTACCATGCGATTGTAAGAAAGACAGTTGCATTGATGGCTTGAAGTCATCATCATCTGGAAAG gaaataaaactaaacatcTACAGCCCTAATActtcatcaacaagcaaaaagGTTTCCTGCGACAGCACCTTTTGCCAACAAAGGCCATGCTCATCAGCAAATAGTAACTGTGCTTATGAAGTTGCATATCTTTCTAGTAACACCTCATCTATGGGGGTCTTGGTAGAGGATGTTTTGCACTTAGTTACAGATGATGATCAACCAAAAGTTGTTAATGCTCAGATTACTTTTGG TTGTGGTCAAATTCAGACTGGCACTTTTTTGTCGGGTGCAGCACCAAATGGTCTGTTCGGGCTTGGCATGGAAGACATATCTGTTCCAAGCGTCTTAGCAAGAAATGGGCTAGCTTCAAATTCTTTTTCTATGTGTTTTGGAGCTGATGGGATTGGGAAGATCAATTTTGGAAATAATGGCAGCTCAGAGCAAAGAGAAACTCCATTCCATGTTATGCAATCGCA CCCAACTTATAACATCAGCATCACTCGAATAACTGTGGGAACCAGTGCTTCTGAGCTTGAGTTCAGTGCCATATTCGACTCTGGTACATCATTCACACTCCTGAGTGACCCTGCTTATGCTTTTATTTCAGAGAGT TTCAATTCCCAAGTCCAAGAAAAGCGGCATTCACCTGATTCTGAGATCCCCTTTGAATATTGTTATGAACTAAG CGCAAATCAAAACAACTATACAATTCCTGATATGAATCTGACAATGAAAGGTGGAGACCAATATTTTCTCAATGATCCAACTGCAGTGGTCCAAACTCCA AATGGTGGATATTTGTATTGTCTGGCTCTTCTCAAAAGTGAAAATATAAACATCATTGGAC AAAACTTCATGGTTGGTTATCACCTAGTTTTTGATCGTGAGAAGATGGTATTGGGTTGGAAGGACTCAAACT GCTACAATGATGAGAATTCGAACATTCTGCCTACCACACCATCACACTCGCCTGCTGTTTCCCCTGCTCTTGCCGTCAACCCGGAAACCAAACAAAGTAGTGGTAACACTTCTCCTATACCTGTGGCGAATCATTCATCCAAGTGGAAGTCCTttacttgcacactcacgattCTTCTGGTTTCATATTTAGCTATTGTTTGA
- the LOC121261357 gene encoding aspartyl protease family protein 1: MHESFWRSQPNNMFCFFKLLLLLLIFLISFLGAHCSSLGGRIFSFNMHHRFSDPVKKFSETAGSRLSPAPAKGSIEYYADLADRDRILRGRKLSELHEPLAFSDGNSTLRISSLGFLHYTTVQLGTPGVKFMVALDTGSDLFWVPCDCSRCAPTEGTVYASDFELNIYNPKGSSTSRNVTCNNSLCAHRSRCIGTFDNCPYMVSYVSAETSTSGILVEDVLHLTAEDSYHELFEAYITFGCGQVQSGSFLDVAAPNGLFGLGMEKISVPSILSSEGFTADSFSMCFGHDGIGRISFGDKGSPDQEETPFNLNPSHPNYNISVTQLRVGKTLIDVDFTALFDSGTSFTYLVEPTYARLAESFHSQAQDKRHPPDSRIPFEYCYDMSPRANASLIPSMSLTMKGGSQFAIHEPIIVINSQTELVYCLAVVKSRELNIIGQNLMTGYRVVFDREKLVLGWKKFDCYDKEDHNISPTKPHGTTVPPAVAAGLGNSSTPESTKETGNSSHGSAAWPLFCSHTSLTYFKFLITLFLLL, translated from the exons cctccttatcTTCTTGATCTCTTTCTTGGGTGCCCATTGCTCCAGCCTTGGCGGCCGCATTTTCAGCTTCAATATGCATCACCGCTTCTCTGATCCGGTCAAGAAATTTTCCGAGACTGCCGGATCAAGGCTCTCTCCGGCCCCCGCGAAGGGCAGTATCGAGTACTACGCTGATCTCGCCGACCGTGATCGCATCCTCCGCGGCCGCAAGCTCTCTGAACTCCACGAGCCGCTTGCTTTCTCCGACGGCAACTCCACCCTCCGTATCAGCTCCCTGGGATT TTTGCATTACACGACGGTGCAGTTAGGGACGCCCGGAGTGAAGTTTATGGTAGCGCTGGACACTGGGAGTGACCTGTTTTGGGTTCCCTGTGATTGCAGCAGATGTGCCCCTACAGAGGGCACAGTTTATGCTTCT GATTTTGAGCTTAATATATACAATCCTAAAGGGTCGTCAACGAGCAGAAACGTTACTTGCAACAACAGTCTGTGTGCACACCGTAGTCGATGCATTGGAACATTCGACAATTGCCCTTACATGGTCTCTTATGTCTCAGCTGAAACATCTACATCTGGGATATTGGTAGAGGATGTTCTGCACTTAACAGCAGAAGATAGTTATCACGAACTTTTTGAGGCATACATCACATTTGG CTGTGGGCAGGTTCAAAGTGGTTCATTTTTGGATGTTGCAGCTCCCAATGGTTTGTTTGGGCTTGGCATGGAGAAGATATCAGTTCCTAGCATTTTATCTAGCGAAGGTTTTACGGCAGATTCTTTCTCCATGTGCTTCGGACATGATGGAATTGGAAGGATCAGTTTTGGAGACAAGGGTAGTCCTGATCAAGAAGAGACCCCTTTTAATCTGAATCCATCACA CCCCAACTATAATATCAGTGTTACTCAACTTCGAGTTGGCAAAACTCTAATTGATGTGGATTTCACTGCTCTTTTTGACTCTGGGACCTCTTTTACATACTTGGTTGAGCCAACCTATGCCAGGCTTGCAGAGAGT TTCCATTCACAGGCACAAGATAAGCGGCATCCGCCAGATTCAAGGATCCCTTTTGAATATTGTTATGATATGAG TCCTAGGGCCAATGCTAGTTTGATACCTAGCATGAGTTTAACCATGAAAGGTGGAAGTCAATTTGCCATCCATGAGCCCATAATAGTCATCAACAGTCAG ACTGAACTTGTTTATTGCCTTGCTGTTGTCAAGAGCAGAGAACTGAATATAATTGGAC AAAACTTAATGACTGGTTACCGTGTTGTATTTGACCGAGAAAAACTTGTCTTGGGCTGGAAGAAGTTTGATT GTTATGACAAAGAAGATCACAATATATCTCCAACAAAGCCTCACGGTACCACGGTGCCTCCTGCTGTTGCCGCTGGACTAGGTAACTCCTCTACTCCAGAGTCTACAAAAGAGACCGGGAATAGTTCCCATGGTTCGGCTGCATGGCCATTGTTCTGTAGTCATACTTCTCTGACTTACTTCAAATTTCTCATTACATTGTTTCTGCTGTTGTAG